The Corallococcus caeni genomic interval ATCGGCAACTCCGCCGTCACGTCCTCCATCGAGGAGGAAGTGGAGAAGATGGTCTGGTCCATCCGCTGGGGCGCGGACACCGTCATGGACCTGTCCACCGGCCGCAACATCCACGAGACGCGCGAGTGGATCCTCCGCAACGCGCCCGTGCCCATCGGCACCGTGCCCATCTACCAGGCGCTGGAGAAGGTGGGCGGCAAGGCGGAGGAGCTCACCTGGGCCATCTTCCGCGACACCCTCATCGAACAGGCCGAGCAGGGCGTGGACTACTTCACCATCCACGCCGGCGTGCGCCTCCAGTACGTCCCACTCACCGCGAAGCGCCTCACCGGCATCGTCAGCCGCGGCGGCTCCATCCTCGCCAAGTGGTGCCTCGCCCACCACCAGGAGAACTTCCTCTACACGCACTTCGAGGAGATCTGCGAAATCATGAAGGCGTATGACGTCAGCTTCAGCCTGGGTGACGGTCTGCGCCCCGGCTCCATCGCCGACGCCAACGACGCCGCGCAGTTCGGCGAGCTGGAGACGCTGGGCGAGCTGACCAAGGTGGCCTGGAAGCACGACGTGCAGGTGATGATCGAAGGCCCTGGCCACGTCCCCATGCACCTCATCCAGGAGAACATGACGAAGCAGCTCGCCGTGTGCCACGAGGCGCCGTTCTACACGCTGGGGCCCCTCACCACGGACATCGCGCCGGGCTACGACCACTTCACCAGCGGCATTGGCGCAGCGATGATCGGCTGGTTCGGCACGGCGATGCTCTGCTACGTGACGCCCAAGGAACACCTGGGCCTGCCCGACCGCGACGACGTGAAGGAAGGCGTCATCACGTACAAGATCGCCGCCCACGCCGCGGACCTCGCCAAGGGCCACCCGGGCGCGCAGGCCCGCGACAACGCCCTGTCCAAGGCGCGCTTCGAGTTCCGCTGGGAGGATCAGTTCAACCTATCCCTGGATCCCGAGCGCGCCC includes:
- the thiC gene encoding phosphomethylpyrimidine synthase ThiC → MSGASKSLKVDGKVLEGISRGPLPASRKVYAPGSLHPDLRVPLREIAQTPTRHHGHAGPETANPPVYVYDSSGPYTDTAADIDLRRGLPAVRENWIRARNDTDELSGITSEYGRAREADPRLNGLRFSHIRKPRVAKAGANVSQMHYARKGIITPEMEYVAVRENQKLDASLAAQHPGHSWGASIPRVITPEFVRDEIARGRAIIPANINHPEVEPMIIGRNFLVKINANIGNSAVTSSIEEEVEKMVWSIRWGADTVMDLSTGRNIHETREWILRNAPVPIGTVPIYQALEKVGGKAEELTWAIFRDTLIEQAEQGVDYFTIHAGVRLQYVPLTAKRLTGIVSRGGSILAKWCLAHHQENFLYTHFEEICEIMKAYDVSFSLGDGLRPGSIADANDAAQFGELETLGELTKVAWKHDVQVMIEGPGHVPMHLIQENMTKQLAVCHEAPFYTLGPLTTDIAPGYDHFTSGIGAAMIGWFGTAMLCYVTPKEHLGLPDRDDVKEGVITYKIAAHAADLAKGHPGAQARDNALSKARFEFRWEDQFNLSLDPERARAFHDETLPAEGAKVAHFCSMCGPHFCSMKITQDVRDYADKVGVNETQALEQGMKDKSEEFKKAGHELYR